Proteins encoded within one genomic window of Amycolatopsis sp. 2-15:
- a CDS encoding phage holin family protein, protein MTEEVQPIPPKERSFGELVSDLSDQVKRLVRDEVRLGVIELKQKSTRMGVGAGLFGAAGLVALFGAGALVAAAIMALALVLPGWASALVVAGALFVVAGISALVGRTQIKNATPPVPREAIEGVREDVEVVRQEVRS, encoded by the coding sequence GTGACCGAAGAGGTGCAGCCGATTCCGCCGAAGGAACGCTCGTTCGGCGAGCTGGTCTCCGACCTCAGCGACCAGGTGAAACGGCTGGTGCGCGATGAGGTCCGGCTCGGGGTTATCGAGCTGAAGCAGAAGAGCACGCGGATGGGAGTGGGTGCCGGGTTGTTCGGCGCTGCCGGGCTCGTCGCGTTGTTCGGTGCGGGGGCGTTGGTGGCCGCCGCGATCATGGCGCTCGCGCTGGTGCTGCCCGGATGGGCGTCGGCACTGGTCGTCGCGGGCGCGTTGTTCGTCGTCGCCGGGATCTCGGCGCTCGTCGGGCGGACCCAGATCAAGAACGCGACGCCGCCGGTGCCGCGGGAAGCCATCGAGGGCGTCCGCGAGGACGTCGAGGTCGTGCGGCAGGAGGTGCGATCGTGA
- a CDS encoding DUF2795 domain-containing protein encodes MSFPDHPALARHLEGVTYPCGRAELLRHASAAGCGDDVLGPLGGLPRDDRYDDLDSVFSALDAIRAR; translated from the coding sequence ATGTCCTTTCCGGACCATCCCGCACTGGCCCGCCACCTCGAAGGCGTGACCTACCCGTGTGGCCGCGCGGAGCTGCTCCGGCACGCCAGCGCGGCCGGGTGCGGCGACGACGTGCTGGGGCCGCTCGGCGGCCTGCCTCGCGACGACCGCTACGACGACCTCGACAGTGTCTTCTCGGCGCTCGACGCGATCCGCGCCCGCTGA
- a CDS encoding TIGR03557 family F420-dependent LLM class oxidoreductase codes for MRIGYTLMTEQAGPKELVAHAAGAERAGFDFEVCSDHYSPWLAEQGHAPYAWSVLGAVSQVTERVDLMTFVTCPTMRYHPAVVAQKAATIQLLSDDRFTLGLGAGENLNEHVAGQGWPPVNVRHDMLAEAVQIIGGLFDGGSFNYEGKHFRVDSAKLWDLSPTRVPIGIAVSGKQSVHRFAAQADVMIAVEPDPALCGEWDATRLGPPTRKVAQLPVCWDPDRDVAVRRAHDQFRWFSGGWKVNSELPGPAGFAGATQFVRQDDVAAGIPCGPEVGPIREAVRQFADSGFTDLALIQIGGDRQEEFLAFAEKELLPALRE; via the coding sequence ATGCGCATCGGCTACACGTTGATGACCGAGCAGGCCGGGCCGAAGGAGCTGGTCGCCCACGCGGCCGGGGCGGAGCGGGCGGGCTTCGACTTCGAGGTCTGCAGCGACCACTACTCGCCCTGGCTCGCGGAGCAGGGGCACGCGCCGTACGCCTGGAGCGTGCTCGGCGCCGTGAGCCAGGTGACCGAACGGGTGGATCTGATGACGTTCGTGACCTGCCCGACGATGCGGTACCACCCGGCCGTCGTCGCGCAGAAGGCCGCGACGATCCAGCTGCTGTCCGACGATCGGTTCACCCTCGGCCTCGGCGCGGGGGAGAACCTCAACGAGCACGTCGCCGGGCAGGGCTGGCCGCCGGTGAACGTGCGCCACGACATGCTCGCCGAGGCCGTGCAGATCATCGGCGGTCTGTTCGACGGCGGGTCGTTCAACTACGAGGGCAAGCACTTCCGGGTGGACTCCGCGAAGCTGTGGGACCTCTCGCCGACGCGCGTGCCGATCGGGATCGCCGTGTCCGGCAAGCAGTCCGTGCACCGGTTCGCGGCGCAGGCGGACGTGATGATCGCGGTCGAGCCCGACCCGGCGCTGTGCGGCGAGTGGGACGCCACCCGCCTCGGCCCGCCGACGCGCAAGGTCGCCCAGCTGCCCGTGTGCTGGGATCCGGATCGCGACGTGGCCGTCCGGCGGGCGCACGACCAGTTCCGCTGGTTCAGCGGTGGGTGGAAGGTCAACTCGGAGCTGCCGGGGCCGGCCGGGTTCGCCGGCGCGACGCAGTTCGTGCGCCAGGACGACGTGGCCGCGGGGATTCCGTGTGGTCCGGAGGTCGGGCCGATTCGGGAAGCGGTGCGGCAGTTCGCGGACTCGGGGTTCACGGATCTGGCGTTGATCCAGATCGGTGGCGACCGGCAGGAGGAGTTCCTGGCTTTCGCGGAGAAGGAGCTGTTGCCGGCTCTGCGGGAGTAG
- the selD gene encoding selenide, water dikinase SelD, whose amino-acid sequence MEYRLTQFAHGGGCACKIPPGELEDVVRGLTGKSPVNSPGELLVGLDDGDDAAAVRISGGTALIATTDFFTPVVDDPYDWGRIAAANALSDVYAMGGTPVVAVNLLGWPRGVLPFELATEVLRGGLDVCGPAGCHLAGGHSVDDPEPKYGLAVTGIADPGRLLRNDSGRPGVPLTLTKPLGVGVLNSRHKATGERFDHAVATMTTLNADASRAALAAGATCATDVTGFGLLGHLHKLARASHVTARLDPAAVPYLDGAREALAAGHVSGGTRRNLDWVRPHTDLSRVSEDEALLLADAQTSGGLLIAGDVPGYPVIGELVPAGEHTVVVG is encoded by the coding sequence GTGGAATACCGGCTGACGCAATTCGCCCACGGCGGCGGTTGTGCGTGCAAGATCCCTCCCGGCGAGCTCGAGGACGTGGTCCGCGGCCTCACCGGCAAGTCCCCCGTCAACTCGCCCGGCGAGCTGCTGGTCGGCCTCGACGACGGCGACGACGCGGCCGCGGTGCGCATCTCCGGCGGCACGGCCCTCATCGCGACAACCGACTTTTTCACCCCCGTTGTCGACGACCCGTACGACTGGGGCCGCATCGCCGCCGCCAACGCGCTGTCCGACGTGTACGCGATGGGCGGCACTCCCGTGGTCGCCGTGAACCTGCTCGGCTGGCCGCGCGGGGTGCTGCCGTTCGAGCTCGCCACGGAGGTCCTGCGCGGCGGCCTCGACGTCTGCGGCCCGGCCGGCTGCCACCTCGCGGGCGGGCACAGCGTCGACGACCCCGAGCCCAAGTACGGCCTCGCCGTGACCGGCATCGCCGACCCGGGCCGCTTGCTGCGCAACGACTCCGGCCGACCGGGCGTGCCGCTCACGCTGACGAAGCCGCTCGGCGTCGGCGTGCTCAACTCCCGCCACAAGGCGACGGGCGAACGCTTCGACCACGCCGTCGCCACCATGACCACGCTCAACGCCGACGCCTCCCGCGCCGCTCTCGCCGCCGGCGCCACCTGCGCGACCGACGTCACCGGCTTCGGCCTGCTCGGCCACCTCCACAAGCTCGCCCGCGCGAGCCACGTCACCGCCCGCCTCGACCCGGCCGCCGTCCCGTACCTCGACGGCGCCCGCGAAGCCCTCGCCGCCGGCCACGTCAGCGGCGGCACGCGCCGCAACCTCGACTGGGTCCGCCCCCACACCGACCTCTCCCGCGTGTCCGAGGACGAAGCCCTGCTCCTGGCCGACGCCCAGACCTCGGGCGGCCTCCTGATCGCCGGTGACGTCCCCGGCTACCCGGTGATCGGCGAACTCGTGCCGGCCGGCGAGCACACCGTCGTCGTCGGCTGA
- a CDS encoding DUF3618 domain-containing protein → MNREFPETPDEVRIDRDATRAELAQTLETLEQKLDVRPKIKQGIDDRLDQAEAKVGTVVGEPTAAKFRHGADTVRANPVPVFASLLGLIVVLRLILRRRSHED, encoded by the coding sequence GTGAACCGCGAGTTCCCGGAGACCCCGGACGAGGTCCGCATCGACCGCGACGCCACGCGTGCCGAGCTGGCGCAGACGCTGGAGACCCTCGAGCAGAAGCTCGACGTGCGCCCGAAGATCAAGCAGGGCATCGACGACCGGCTCGACCAGGCCGAGGCGAAGGTGGGCACGGTCGTCGGCGAACCGACGGCCGCGAAGTTCCGCCACGGCGCCGACACCGTGCGCGCCAACCCGGTCCCGGTCTTCGCGAGCCTGCTGGGCCTGATCGTCGTGCTGCGGCTCATCCTGCGCCGGCGCTCGCACGAAGACTGA
- the selA gene encoding L-seryl-tRNA(Sec) selenium transferase, whose product MTDPRRAVPRTDALLADPRIAKAAEPLGRDLVKSVVTAAQQRVREGLLTPEAIVDDVLAHLPGHATSLRPVVNATGVVVHTNLGRAPLSRAAVDAVAAAAGATDVEFDLTTGRRARRGRGALAALADEVPAAGGVHVVNNNAAALLLCALALAPGREIVVSRGELVEIGDGFRIPDLLASTGARLREVGTTNRTHLADYAGAIGPGTGFVLKVHPSNYRVTGFTAEASVADLAGLGVPLVVDIGSGLLAPHPLLPDEPDAATVLAQGAHLVTASGDKLLGGPQAGLLLGDAALVERLRRHPAARALRVDKLTLAALEATLRGPLPPVREALRIPLPELRGRADELCATLRAAGVAAEVVESAAAVGGGGAPGVELPSVAVSLPAHYGEALRAGQPPVVGRVVRDRCLLDLRTVPPGDDATIAAAVRRCG is encoded by the coding sequence GTGACCGATCCGCGCCGGGCCGTGCCCCGCACCGACGCGCTGCTCGCCGACCCCCGCATCGCCAAGGCCGCCGAGCCGCTCGGTCGTGACCTGGTGAAGTCCGTCGTCACCGCCGCGCAGCAACGGGTTCGCGAGGGCCTGCTCACGCCCGAGGCGATCGTGGACGACGTCCTCGCCCACCTGCCCGGGCACGCCACTTCACTGCGGCCGGTCGTCAACGCCACCGGTGTCGTGGTGCACACCAACCTTGGCCGGGCGCCGTTGTCACGGGCGGCGGTGGACGCGGTCGCCGCGGCAGCGGGGGCCACGGACGTCGAGTTCGACCTGACCACCGGCCGGCGCGCCCGCCGGGGCCGCGGTGCGCTCGCGGCCCTGGCCGACGAGGTCCCGGCGGCCGGCGGCGTGCACGTGGTGAACAACAACGCCGCCGCGCTGCTGCTGTGCGCGCTGGCGCTGGCGCCGGGCCGCGAGATCGTGGTCAGCCGCGGCGAGCTCGTCGAGATCGGTGACGGTTTCCGGATCCCCGACCTGCTGGCCTCGACCGGCGCGCGGCTGCGCGAGGTCGGGACGACGAACCGCACGCACCTGGCCGACTACGCCGGCGCGATCGGCCCCGGGACCGGGTTCGTGCTCAAGGTCCATCCGTCGAACTACCGCGTCACCGGCTTCACGGCGGAGGCCTCCGTGGCGGACCTGGCCGGGCTCGGCGTGCCGCTGGTCGTCGACATCGGCTCCGGGCTGCTCGCGCCGCACCCCCTGCTGCCGGACGAACCCGACGCGGCCACGGTCCTCGCCCAGGGCGCGCACCTGGTCACCGCGAGCGGCGACAAGCTCCTCGGCGGCCCGCAGGCCGGCCTCTTGCTCGGCGACGCGGCGCTGGTGGAGCGGCTGCGCCGGCACCCGGCGGCGCGGGCGCTGCGCGTGGACAAGCTGACGCTGGCGGCACTCGAGGCGACCTTGCGCGGCCCGCTGCCCCCGGTGCGGGAAGCGCTGCGGATCCCGCTGCCGGAGTTGCGCGGCCGCGCGGACGAGCTCTGCGCGACGCTGCGTGCGGCCGGAGTGGCCGCCGAGGTCGTCGAGTCGGCGGCCGCCGTCGGGGGCGGGGGAGCACCCGGGGTCGAGCTGCCGAGTGTGGCCGTCTCGTTGCCCGCGCACTACGGCGAAGCGCTGCGGGCCGGGCAGCCACCCGTTGTCGGCCGCGTGGTCCGCGACCGCTGCCTGCTGGACCTGCGGACCGTCCCGCCCGGCGACGACGCCACGATCGCGGCCGCGGTGCGCCGGTGCGGGTGA
- a CDS encoding thiamine pyrophosphate-requiring protein, whose protein sequence is MTTTVADYVLQRLREWDVEQVFGYPGDGINGLVTAFGAAGNEPRFVQARHEEMAAFEAVGYAKFSGRVGVCVATSGPGAIHLLNGLYDAKLDHVPVVAIVGQTARSAMGGSYQQEVDLQSLFKDVASEYLVEVNVPEQLPNALDRAIRTALAQRAPTALIIPADVQELPYSPPGHEFKHVPSSPPGHPRAKVVPPDEELTRAAEVLNAGEKVAILLGQGARNAVTEVREVAELTGAGVAKALLGKDVLPDDLPYVTGAIGLLGTRPSYELMHDCDTLLIVGSGFPYSQFLPPFGQARAVQIDLDARFLGLRYPTEVTLLGDAKSTLERLLPLLERKTERAWRERIEKNVTEWTDTVTRQAMLAADPINPMRIVHELSERIPEDAIVTADSGSTANWYARNLRIRGRIRASLSGTLATMGPGVPYAIGAKFAHPDRPVIALVGDGAMQMNGMAELLTLARYRELWPDQRCVICVFHNGDLNQVTWELRAMGGAPKFGPSQSLPEVSYADFARGIGLGGIAVDDPERLGDAWTTALNADVPTVLDVRCDPEVPPIPPHATFEQIKSMTESVLKGDPHAWHLVAQGLKTKVQELLPTRT, encoded by the coding sequence ATGACCACAACCGTTGCGGACTACGTGTTGCAGAGGCTGCGCGAATGGGACGTCGAGCAGGTGTTCGGCTATCCCGGAGACGGGATCAACGGCCTCGTCACCGCATTCGGCGCCGCGGGGAACGAGCCGCGGTTCGTGCAGGCGCGGCACGAGGAGATGGCGGCGTTCGAGGCCGTCGGGTACGCGAAGTTCAGCGGACGCGTCGGCGTGTGCGTGGCGACGTCCGGGCCCGGCGCGATCCACCTGCTCAACGGCCTCTACGACGCCAAGCTCGACCACGTGCCCGTGGTGGCGATCGTGGGCCAGACCGCGCGCAGCGCGATGGGCGGCAGCTACCAGCAAGAAGTCGACCTGCAGTCGTTGTTCAAGGACGTCGCGAGCGAGTACCTCGTCGAGGTCAACGTGCCGGAGCAGCTGCCCAACGCGCTCGACCGCGCCATCCGCACCGCGCTCGCGCAGCGGGCTCCCACCGCCTTGATCATCCCGGCGGACGTGCAGGAGCTGCCGTACTCGCCGCCCGGGCACGAGTTCAAGCACGTGCCCTCCAGCCCGCCCGGCCACCCGCGCGCGAAGGTCGTGCCGCCGGACGAGGAGCTGACGCGGGCGGCCGAGGTGCTCAACGCCGGCGAAAAGGTCGCGATCCTGCTCGGCCAGGGCGCACGCAACGCCGTGACCGAGGTCCGCGAGGTCGCCGAGCTGACGGGCGCGGGCGTGGCGAAAGCCTTGCTGGGCAAGGACGTGCTGCCCGACGACCTGCCGTACGTCACCGGCGCGATCGGCCTGCTGGGCACGCGCCCGAGCTACGAGCTCATGCACGACTGCGACACCCTGCTGATCGTCGGCTCCGGCTTCCCGTACAGCCAGTTCCTGCCGCCGTTCGGGCAGGCGCGCGCCGTGCAGATCGACCTCGACGCGCGGTTCCTGGGCCTGCGCTACCCCACCGAGGTCACCCTTCTCGGCGATGCCAAGTCCACTTTGGAGCGGCTCCTCCCCTTGCTGGAGCGCAAGACCGAACGCGCGTGGCGTGAACGGATCGAGAAGAACGTGACCGAGTGGACGGACACCGTCACCCGGCAGGCCATGCTGGCGGCGGACCCGATCAACCCGATGCGGATCGTCCACGAGCTGTCCGAGCGGATCCCGGAAGACGCCATCGTCACCGCCGACTCCGGCTCGACGGCGAACTGGTACGCCCGCAACCTGCGCATCCGCGGCCGGATCCGCGCCTCGCTGTCGGGGACGCTGGCGACGATGGGCCCGGGGGTGCCGTACGCGATCGGCGCCAAGTTCGCGCACCCCGACCGCCCGGTCATCGCGCTCGTGGGCGACGGGGCCATGCAGATGAACGGCATGGCCGAGCTGCTCACCCTCGCGCGCTACCGCGAGCTGTGGCCCGACCAGCGGTGCGTGATCTGCGTCTTCCACAACGGTGACCTCAACCAGGTCACGTGGGAGCTGCGTGCGATGGGCGGCGCGCCCAAGTTCGGGCCGTCGCAGTCGCTGCCCGAAGTGTCCTATGCGGACTTCGCCCGCGGCATCGGGCTGGGCGGCATCGCGGTCGACGATCCCGAGCGGCTCGGCGACGCCTGGACCACGGCGCTCAACGCCGACGTCCCCACCGTCCTCGACGTGCGGTGCGACCCGGAGGTGCCGCCGATCCCGCCGCACGCCACGTTCGAGCAGATCAAGTCCATGACCGAATCGGTGCTCAAGGGCGATCCCCACGCGTGGCACCTGGTCGCCCAGGGCCTCAAGACGAAGGTCCAGGAGCTCCTGCCGACGCGCACCTGA
- a CDS encoding NAD(P)-dependent malic enzyme: MSCSRGKVEISTRVRLDGPEDLAKEYTPGVAEVAERVADDPSALMRETVKANSVAIVSDGSALLGLGDRGPAAALPVMEGKAALLKRFADVDAWPICPVSRDPDDLVRTVKDLATSFGAINLEDIAAPRCFTVERRLHDELDIPVFHDDQHGTAVVVLAALHNAMKLTDREPAGTSVVISGAGAAGSATARLLREAGYERIAVCDSQGVLHPGRDLVGEKRWLAENTNRDSAVEGSLRDALSGADVFIGVSAGGLLGEDDIAAMAERAIVFALANPDPEIDPDLAGKHAEIVATGRSDHPNQINNVLVFPGVFRGLLDSGAPRVTSRMLLAAARALADVVADDLTPQRIVPTVFDDGVVDAVAGAVAGAAKED; encoded by the coding sequence ATGAGCTGTAGCCGTGGAAAAGTGGAGATCTCGACCAGGGTCCGCCTCGACGGACCCGAGGACCTGGCGAAGGAGTACACGCCCGGGGTCGCCGAGGTGGCCGAGCGGGTGGCCGACGACCCGTCCGCGTTGATGCGCGAGACCGTGAAGGCCAACTCGGTCGCAATCGTGTCCGACGGTTCGGCGCTGCTCGGCCTCGGCGACCGCGGCCCGGCCGCCGCGCTGCCCGTGATGGAGGGCAAGGCGGCGCTGCTGAAGCGGTTCGCCGACGTCGACGCGTGGCCGATCTGCCCGGTCAGCCGGGACCCGGACGACCTGGTGCGCACCGTGAAGGACCTCGCGACCTCGTTCGGGGCGATCAACCTCGAGGACATCGCCGCGCCGAGGTGTTTCACCGTCGAGCGCCGCCTGCACGACGAGCTCGACATCCCCGTCTTCCACGACGACCAGCACGGCACCGCGGTCGTCGTGCTCGCCGCGCTGCACAACGCGATGAAGCTGACCGACCGCGAGCCCGCCGGCACGTCCGTGGTGATCTCCGGCGCGGGCGCGGCGGGCAGCGCCACGGCCCGGCTGCTGCGCGAGGCCGGCTACGAGCGCATCGCCGTCTGCGACAGCCAAGGCGTGCTGCACCCCGGCCGCGACCTCGTCGGCGAGAAGCGCTGGCTCGCCGAGAACACCAACCGCGACAGCGCCGTCGAGGGCAGCCTGCGCGACGCGCTCTCCGGCGCCGACGTCTTCATCGGCGTCAGCGCCGGCGGCCTGCTCGGCGAAGACGACATCGCCGCGATGGCCGAGCGCGCGATCGTGTTCGCGCTGGCCAACCCGGACCCCGAGATCGACCCGGACCTCGCGGGCAAACACGCGGAGATCGTGGCGACCGGCCGCAGCGACCACCCGAACCAGATCAACAACGTGCTGGTGTTCCCGGGCGTCTTCCGCGGCCTGCTGGACTCCGGCGCGCCCCGCGTCACCAGCCGCATGCTCCTCGCCGCGGCCCGCGCTCTCGCCGACGTCGTCGCCGACGACCTCACCCCGCAGCGCATCGTGCCCACGGTCTTCGACGACGGCGTGGTGGACGCCGTCGCGGGCGCGGTGGCGGGGGCGGCGAAGGAGGATTGA
- a CDS encoding calcium:proton antiporter, whose translation MASRTSSPWLRWTTIAPAVAVVVLAATWGRVLGTVPVIIVAVVLAAAVLAAVHHAEVVAHRVGEPFGSLVLAVAVTVIEVALIVTLMISGGPKTASLARDTVFAAVMITCNGILGLSLLVGAWRRKTTVFNAEGTGSALATVATLATLSLVLPTFTTSRSGPEFSPGQLGFAALASLILYGLFVVTQTVRHRDFFLPIDDKGAVVEEDSHAKPTTTRTALFSLGLLLVALVAVVGLAKVESPAIEAGVAALGFPQSFVGVVIALLVLLPETLAATNAARRDRMQVSLNLALGSAMASIGLTIPAIALASIWLSGPLLLGLDPTQIVLLVITVVVGGLTVVPGRATRLQGGVHLVLFAAFVFLAASP comes from the coding sequence ATGGCTTCCCGGACGAGTTCTCCCTGGTTGCGCTGGACGACGATCGCCCCGGCGGTCGCGGTGGTCGTGCTGGCGGCGACATGGGGGCGGGTGCTCGGGACGGTGCCGGTGATCATCGTCGCGGTGGTGCTGGCGGCCGCGGTGCTCGCGGCGGTGCACCACGCGGAGGTGGTGGCGCACCGCGTCGGCGAGCCGTTCGGGTCACTCGTGCTGGCGGTGGCCGTCACGGTGATCGAGGTGGCGCTCATCGTCACGCTCATGATCTCCGGTGGCCCGAAAACGGCTTCACTCGCACGCGACACGGTGTTCGCGGCCGTGATGATCACGTGCAACGGCATCCTCGGCCTGTCACTGCTGGTCGGCGCGTGGCGGCGCAAGACGACGGTGTTCAACGCCGAGGGCACCGGCTCCGCGCTGGCCACCGTCGCGACGCTCGCCACCCTGAGCCTCGTCCTGCCCACGTTCACGACTTCCCGCAGCGGCCCCGAGTTCTCCCCCGGGCAGCTGGGGTTCGCCGCCCTCGCGTCGCTGATCCTCTACGGGCTTTTCGTGGTCACGCAGACCGTGCGCCACCGTGACTTCTTCCTGCCGATCGACGACAAGGGCGCCGTGGTCGAAGAGGATTCCCACGCCAAGCCGACGACCACCCGCACCGCGCTGTTCAGTCTCGGCTTGCTGCTGGTGGCGCTCGTGGCGGTGGTCGGGCTGGCCAAAGTGGAGTCACCGGCAATCGAGGCCGGCGTGGCGGCGCTGGGGTTCCCGCAGTCGTTCGTCGGCGTGGTGATCGCGCTGCTCGTGCTCCTGCCCGAGACGCTCGCCGCCACCAACGCGGCGCGGCGCGATCGCATGCAGGTGAGCCTGAACCTCGCGCTGGGTTCGGCGATGGCCAGCATCGGGCTCACGATCCCGGCGATCGCGCTCGCGTCGATCTGGCTCAGCGGGCCGTTGCTGCTGGGCCTGGACCCCACGCAGATCGTGCTGCTGGTGATCACCGTCGTGGTCGGCGGCCTCACCGTGGTGCCGGGCCGCGCGACGCGGCTGCAGGGCGGCGTCCACCTCGTGCTGTTCGCGGCGTTCGTGTTCCTCGCCGCCAGTCCCTAG
- a CDS encoding Vms1/Ankzf1 family peptidyl-tRNA hydrolase — translation MDTHDLRPLTTASGPFASVHFDQSHDTEDAAKQLRLRLKEINGALSEQDADPATVAAIVDAIEAAPPAVGPAGRSLIAAHGEIVADRRLAAPPAAQEARYSDLPYFLPVVTHAEDAPEHLVVFVDRHGADVEVHHPDGTVREETVQGPEDDVHKVRGGGPGHRNLQHRTEEAVRHNLEDVASSVAKTVERTGARLVVLAGEVQARAELLGLLPEPVRAITEETDAGGRAAGADRAELDEHVHELLAGRHLAELDDLADRFRAEVGRGSGLAVSGLEAVTAALSEANVATLLVGDPGDAEVLTGREPTQVGVAAPRLAALGAPQAAPHRADEALPYAAVAVGADVVVMDERLDLPGGFAALLRHP, via the coding sequence GTGGACACGCACGACCTGCGCCCCCTGACGACAGCGAGCGGACCGTTCGCCTCGGTCCACTTCGACCAGTCACACGACACCGAGGACGCGGCGAAGCAGCTTCGGCTGCGGCTCAAGGAGATCAACGGGGCGCTGTCCGAACAGGACGCCGACCCGGCGACGGTCGCCGCGATCGTCGACGCGATCGAAGCCGCTCCCCCGGCCGTCGGCCCGGCCGGGCGGAGCCTGATCGCCGCGCACGGCGAGATCGTGGCCGACCGCCGGCTCGCCGCGCCGCCCGCCGCGCAGGAGGCGCGGTACTCGGACCTGCCGTACTTCCTGCCGGTGGTGACGCACGCCGAGGACGCACCCGAGCACCTGGTGGTTTTCGTCGACCGCCACGGCGCGGACGTCGAGGTGCACCACCCCGACGGCACGGTGCGCGAGGAAACCGTGCAGGGCCCCGAGGACGACGTGCACAAGGTCCGCGGCGGCGGTCCCGGGCACCGGAACCTGCAGCACCGCACCGAGGAAGCCGTGCGGCACAACCTGGAGGACGTCGCCTCCTCGGTGGCCAAGACGGTCGAACGGACCGGCGCCCGCCTGGTCGTGCTGGCCGGCGAGGTGCAGGCCCGCGCCGAGCTGCTGGGCCTGCTGCCGGAGCCCGTGCGCGCGATCACCGAGGAGACCGACGCCGGGGGCCGCGCGGCCGGTGCCGACCGCGCCGAGCTGGACGAGCACGTCCACGAGCTGCTGGCCGGCCGCCACCTCGCCGAGCTGGACGATCTCGCCGACCGCTTCCGCGCGGAGGTCGGGCGCGGTTCCGGCCTCGCCGTCAGCGGCCTCGAGGCCGTCACAGCGGCGCTGTCCGAGGCCAATGTCGCCACGCTGCTCGTCGGCGACCCCGGCGACGCCGAGGTGCTGACCGGCCGCGAACCCACCCAGGTCGGCGTCGCCGCGCCTCGGCTGGCCGCCCTCGGCGCGCCCCAAGCGGCGCCACACCGCGCCGACGAGGCCCTCCCCTACGCCGCCGTGGCCGTCGGCGCCGACGTCGTGGTGATGGACGAGCGCCTCGACCTGCCCGGCGGGTTCGCCGCCCTGCTGCGCCACCCGTGA